In Rhododendron vialii isolate Sample 1 chromosome 9a, ASM3025357v1, the following are encoded in one genomic region:
- the LOC131299791 gene encoding uncharacterized protein LOC131299791: MAEQILSNLQDDPDLKWPGKLRSDPSRRAKDKYCRFHRDHGHNTDDCIDLKQQIEDLIQRGRLQRFVTKKHQKQPRKEDTSKERRDGAAPRFGPIGEIKVIHGGFAGGGESSHARKAHLRKLRTEEYLEVNTIDRPSKIQKKEEIPIIFSEEDLKGIQIPHDDPLVITIVIANYLTRRVLIDSGSSADILYLHAYDQLKVGRERLRPMASPLVGFAGTPVYPAGQMALPITMGEEKSQITRMIDFIVVDCPSAYNAILGRTTLNKIGAIISTYHLMIKFPTSEGVTCIKGDQKAA; this comes from the coding sequence ATGGCAGAGCAAATCCTCAGCAATCTACAAGACGATCCAGACCTCAAGTGGCCAGGAAAGTTGAGATCTGACCCTAGCAGGAGAGCTAAGGATAAATACTGTAGGTTTCACAGAGACCACGGACATAATACAGATGATTGCATTGACTTGAAACAGCAGATCGAGGATCTAATTCAAAGAGGGAGACTTCAGCGTTTTGTAACAAAGAAACACCAGAAGCAACCCAGAAAGGAAGACACAAGCAAAGAGCGAAGGGACGGTGCTGCACCCCGGTTCGGCCCCATTGGAGAGATCAAAgtcatccatggaggatttgccGGAGGTGGAGAGTCCAGCCATGCAAGAAAGGCCCACCTAAGAAAATTGCGAACGGAGGAATATTTGGAGGTCAACACAATTGACCGCCCAAGCAAGATCcagaaaaaagaggaaataccCATAATTTTCTCAGAAGAAGATCTCAAAGGGATCCAAATTCCCCATGATGACCCCTTGGTCATAACCATTGTCATAGCAAACTACCTCACACGAAGAGTATTGATCGACAGCGGAAGTTCAGCCGATATACTCTACCTTCATGCATATGACCAGTTAAAGGTCGGACGAGAAAGGCTAAGGCCTATGGCGTCACCACTAGTTGGATTTGCAGGTACGCCTGTTTACCCAGCTGGTCAGATGGCACTACCAATTACTATGGGAGAGGAGAAAAGTCAGATTACGCGTATGATTGATTTCATAGTAGTCGACTGTCCCTCAGCATATAATGCGATCTTAGGAAGGACAACTCTGAACAAGATTGGGGCAATAATCTCCACTTACCATTTGATGATAAAGTTCCCAACATCAGAAGGAGTTACCTGTATCAAAGGAGATCAGAAAGCAGCATGA